One genomic segment of Salmo trutta chromosome 8, fSalTru1.1, whole genome shotgun sequence includes these proteins:
- the LOC115198471 gene encoding Fc receptor-like protein 4, which translates to MLVLFCVGQAMAVLTIYPTSSQIFSGESVTLRCNIQRGEVTDWKYTWHKEYVEFLSRENQYEISVVKISDNGDYRCLGTHIDQKKHSEWSDAVRLTVTDKPQAVLSVSPQWLNPGDSVTLRCGVEESSTGWRFFWYQTVPYTAGLLSLSDRSYSVEALSGSGTTEDSYTLIPAGPSHTGGYVCRAGRGDPVYNTLYSEPQFLWSGDTQSSVSLKIRPNRTQHFTSKSLSLSCEEKRNSTGWRLKRYREKAVESECGSNWGSIAGSTCTIGSTRKKYSGVYWWESGSGEYSNAVNITVAVGTLILDSPPYPITEGDSVTLSCTNKDQETYPNPKVDFYKDGVFIRNETTGEMTIPVVSKSDEGFYKCKSNEGESPESWVTVRGVTPGPSTSVLVGVVVGLVVAGILLAILLVLLCRYKKAEGSCCNRIFWPHQPQRTNLDPLQDQGSTQGQAPDAGYNNLQHGGTNIYDTITPSDNDAGAATAGSSDVMYAQIQLKKLDKKKKKMTADPKENPVYSEVKTGKTTAATGPVDVTYAEVDLKQKAKAKKKKQQPHLRQIQSILK; encoded by the exons ATGCTGGTTTTATTTTGTGTAGGACAGGCAATGGCTGTTCTGACCATATACCCCACATCCTCCCAGATATTCAGTGGAGAGTCTGTCACTCTCAGATGTAACATACAGAGGGGAGAAGTCACTGACTGGAAATACACATGGCACAAGGAATATGTAGAATTCCTCAGTAGGGAGAATCAATATGAGATCAGTGTGGTTAAGATCTCAGACAATGGGGACTACAGGTGTCTGGGTACACATATTGATCAGAAGAAGCATTCTGAGTGGAGTGATGCAGTCAGACTGACAGTAACAG ATAAACCCCAAGCTGTCCTAAGTGTCTCTCCTCAGTGGCTGAACCCTGGAGACTCAGTTACTCTGAGATGTGGGGTTGAAGAGTCATCTACAGGCTGGAGGTTCTTCTGGTACCAAACTGTTCCCTACACAGCTGGGTTACTCTCCCTATCAGACAGGTCCTACTCTGTAGAGGCTCTATCTGGCAGTGGGACTACTGAAGACTCCTACACTCTGATCCCTGCTGGTCCAAGTCACACAGGAGGATATGTGTgtagagctgggagaggagacccagtctatAACACACTCTACAGTGAACCTCAGTTTTTATGGTCAGGAG ATACGCAATCTTCAGTGTCTCTCAAAATAAGACCTAACAGAACTCAACACTTTACATCAAAGTCTCTCTCACTAAGCTGTGAGGAGAAGAGGAACTCTACTGGATGGAGActgaagagatacagagagaaagcagTGGAGTCAGAGTGTGGCTCTAACTGGGGATCAATAGCAGGGTCCACATGTACCATCGGGTCCACACGTAAAAAGTACAGTGGAGTGTACTGGTGGGAGTCTGGATCAGGAGAGTACAGTAATGCTGTCAACATCACAGTGGCTG TTGGCACTCTGATCCTAGATAGCCCTCCCTATCCCATAACTGAGGGAGACTCTGTGACTCTGAGCTGTACGAATAAAGATCAGGAAACGTACCCTAACCCCAAGGTTGATTTCTACAAAGATGGAGTATTCATCAGGAATGAGACCACAGGAGAGATGACCATCCCTGTAGTATCTAAGTCAGATGAAGGCTTCTATAAGTGTAAATCTAATGAAGGAGAATCACCAGAGagctgggtgacagtgagag GCGTAACTCCTGGACCCTCTACATCAGTCCTAGTAGGAGTGGTTGTGGGCCTGGTTGTTGCTGGCATTCTACTGGCCATTCTCCTGGTACTGCTGTGTCGATATAAAAAAGCCGAAG GTTCCTGTTGCAACAGAATATTCTG gCCCCACCAGCCCCAGAGGACCAACCTGGACCCCTTACAGGACCAAGGATCTACCCAGGGCCAGGCTCCTGATGCTGGGTATAATAATCTGCAGCATG GTGGCACTAACATCTATGATACAATCACTCCCTCAGACAATG ATGCTGGTGCTGCTACTGCTGGATCAAGTGATGTGATGTACGCCCAGATTCAACTCAAAAAGTTGGACAAGAAAAAGAAAA AAATGACAGCTGATCCAAAAGAAAATCCAGTCTATTCTGAGGTCAAGACAGGGAAGACCACAG CAGCAACTGGGCCTGTTGATGTGACCTATGCTGAGGTTGACCTTAAACAGAAGGCCAAAGCCAAGAAGAAA AAACAGCAACCCCACCTGAGGCAGATTCAGTCTATTCTCAAGTGA